A window of Equus caballus isolate H_3958 breed thoroughbred chromosome 10, TB-T2T, whole genome shotgun sequence contains these coding sequences:
- the LOC100073110 gene encoding trace amine-associated receptor 8-like, with product MSRGPSTPAVVQLCYEGVNGSCIKTPCLPGARVLLYSAFGLGAVLAVFGNLLVVTAILHFKQLHSPTNFLLASLACADFLVGVTVMPFSMVRSVESCWYFGARFCALHSCCDVAFCYSSLFHLCCISIDRYIAVTDPLVYPAKFTVSVSGMCVSISWILPLVYSGAVFYTGVSNDGMEELVSALNCIGGCQIVVNQDWVLIDFLLFFILTVVMIILYSKIFLVAKQQAIKIEHTGGKAESSSESYKARVAKRERKAAKTLGVTVVAFLISWLPYTIDTLVDAFMGFVTPAYIYEICCWGAYYNSAVNPLIYALFYPWFRKAIKVIVSGEVLKDSSSTISLFSE from the coding sequence ATGAGCCGCGGTCCTTCCACACCTGCCGTGGTTCAGCTCTGCTACGAGGGCGTGAACGGGTCTTGTATTAAAACTCCCTGCTTGCCGGGAGCCCGGGTGCTTCTGTACTCAGCGTTTGGCTTGGGCGCTGTGCTGGCTGTGTTTGGAAACCTCCTGGTGGTGACTGCCATTCTTCACTTCAAGCAGCTGCACTCTCCCACCAACTTTCTCCTCGCCTCTCTGGCCTGCGCTGACTTCCTGGTGGGGGTCACTGTGATGCCCTTCAGCATGGTCAGGTCCGTGGAGAGCTGCTGGTACTTTGGAGCCAGATTCTGTGCCCTCCACAGTTGCTGTGATGTGGCATTTTGttactcttctctcttccacttgTGCTGCATCTCCATCGACAGGTACATTGCTGTCACTGACCCTCTGGTCTATCCCGCCAAGTTCACAGTATCTGTGTCAGGGATGTGCGTCAGCATCTCCTGGATCCTGCCCCTTGTCTACAGCGGTGCTGTGTTCTACACAGGTGTCAGTAACGATGGGATGGAGGAATTAGTAAGTGCCCTCAACTGTATAGGTGGTTGTCAAATTGTTGTAAATCAAGACTGGGTGTTGATAGACTTTCTGTTATTCTTCATACTTACAGTTGTCATGATAATTCTTTACAGTAAGATTTTTCTTGTAGCTAAACAACAAGCTATAAAAATTGAGCACACTGGTGGCAAAGCAGAGTCATCCTCGGAGAGTTATAAAGCCAGAGTGgccaagagagagagaaaagcagctaAAACCCTGGGCGTCACAGTGGTAGCATTTCTGATTTCATGGTTACCGTATACAATTGACACGCTTGTCGATGCCTTCATGGGCTTCGTAACCCCTGCCTATATTTATGAGATCTGCTGTTGGGGGGCTTATTATAACTCAGCCGTGAACCCTCTgatttatgctttattttatcCTTGGTTTAGGAAAGCCATAAAGGTTATTGTGAGTGGGGAAGTTTTGAAGGATAGCTCATCAACCATTagtttattttcagaataa